One Drosophila subpulchrella strain 33 F10 #4 breed RU33 chromosome 2R, RU_Dsub_v1.1 Primary Assembly, whole genome shotgun sequence genomic window, TTCAAAGAATACCCTGCTAAATTGCTGACTTTACGGGcattgttttgtttaaaagGAATTACTCAATACTTAAACATCGTTTAGACGGAAAACGAGCACTGAGtactttctttaaaaaataacctAACAAACTAGACTTAACATTTAGCTGACTTAGTCTATGAATTCCCCTAACAAATTATAGCAAAgacataatataatataatgataataatataatatcataATCTGATTATCTCCTATATGTATGATTATTTCCAAAGAGAATAGCATTTTTTTAAACGGGCTGAAAATTATTCCAATTTTTAGCACGGCCTATATAATTTCTTATTATACATAGTATGTATTACAAcctctttaaatttaaactaaattattaatattacttTGCCAAGTTTTCAGATTCAAATACTAAAAATGATTGTTCCAGGGCAAAAATAATCACCTATTTAAACATACGTATTTAATAATACCTACATAGGtttcttaaattaatttataataaaccATAGAGTAgctatttttaagtttttcaaattcaaatttgaaTTACATTTTGTTCATAGACACGTAAgaatacttttataaatataaatttcgTACATCCCTTGGCACACCTTAAGCTCATTGCCAACCCAAATCGATTTAGATTAAACCCTAGAAAAAGGTACAGATAGAACCCACAATTATTCACTTGTCTCTGTGACAGAAACACAAAACAGTATTATGCCAGCCCCTTTTTTGTGCTAATTTAAACAAGCCGCTCACCTCAACTATTCCAGTTGCATTCGTTTCAAAACATTTTCGCAAACTTTGCGACAAAACTATCAAAGCCGTTGTTGCCCTGAAAGAGCGCTTCAAAAATGCCAACGCCGCTGGAACTGAAAGCCAAAGCTTCGGGGCAGGAAGAATGGAGGTGGTATGGTATGGGTATGGTTTATATCTAGGAACAAGGACAAGGGAGCTGGGCTCTATGGCATCGACAACGCAAAAGGGGATATCCGCTGGCAGCCAGCGACATTCGCGGAGCGGGGAGCTTTGTGCCGCGCCACAGGCTCAGGACAGCGCCAGGACCATCACCATGAGCATCTCCCATCGCCCATCTCCCATCTCCTACCCATGGCCCCCAATCTCAATCCAGCTGCACCATGGCGTACCCAATCCTCAGACAAAGCCGCGCGCCAAAGCGAAAGCTAAAAAATTCATTGGCATTTGCTGCAGTTGAATGCAGAATGATGCGCTTTTGTTGGCCAGCTGGAAAAATTGCAGAAAAGAAGCGGCGGCCATGCAAATAACAAACGTCAAAaacgaattttattttttttttttttgtaaaaccACGCCACCGCAGGCAAATACCACATAGAAGAAAATTCCTGAAAATGTTTTCTCATTGGGATTTATTATATTCATCAAAGGAAATAACCATGGCAAACGGCTAGCTACttaaaattgtaaattgtttttaggatatattttttaaatttgtcttATTATTCAATGTTATTTTTAATAGTAGATTATCAATCACTGGCTGTGTAGGCTTTCGACGAAGAAGAATGttcttataataatattttccacTTATTCTTATATTTATActattttaaatcatttaaaaaaggtttttttcaCATTTGCGTTTGGAATTACTTatgatatttataaaaattatttgtttttaacgATCTGTATCAAATAtcaaaagatataataaattcCCATATTTTTTCGCTGTGTAAAACCGCTTTTGCAGTCATTTCCGCCTGCCTGCGGAGACATCAGACAGCCGTGGCGGCAAAAGCAGCTCCAGTGGGCCACGAGATGAGAACGGCGCTAATTCATGGCCAAAACTAACAAATTTCCATGCATATGCAATTTCAGGGCAGCCATGGATGAAACAGGAGCAGGAGAACCAGGTCAGCCGGAGTACACCGACAATAAGTTGCCAACTGGCGTTCCCGACGACGTGGACATTGAGGGCGAGGAGGATTACGCGGGCCAGGAGGAGTACGCCGACGAGCTGAATGGCAACCTGCCCTACGGGATCCAGAATGTGCGCAAGCGCCGCGTTCGGAGTGTGATGCCTCCGGTTCCATTTCCCAGCACAGATGGGGTAAGTACTTATGCTAGAGATATATAGATATTAAACAGGTCAAGAAGTTTGttgattttcaaaattatatgGTATTTAAAATCggtttaaaatgtaaaaaaatatataataataggtcaaaatatttaatctttgtATTAAAACTGTTTCAGGAATGAATTCAAGCCAGAGTTTATAATCTTTAGTTTATTTTGATCCTAAATTActtgaatttcgaaattatttataaaagtgtctaaaagtaggcaGTGAAGAATTAACTAATTCTTTCGGAAGGATTCATTCATAGCATAGCTTTTAGCAcctttaaaatgattttaagcACAAAAACCTATTTTTGGCATCCGtgtatatttgaaaataaataatactagatataaatatttaattaaacagTTTTAGGAATGAATTCAAACCAGAGTTTATAATCTTTAGTTAATTTTAATCCTTACTTTTAGCAcctttaaaatgattttaagcactagaacattttttttgcatcgatgtatatttaaaagtaaataacaataatatattgaaatatttaatctttacATGAAAGAGGTTTTAGGAATAATCTTTAATTTACAATCATTAGTAAATTTTAATACTAACTTTTAAAACACAATCTCAACGAGTCTGGAAACCATCTCAATCATCCAAAACCTCTTCCTCATTTACAGGTAGTCACCTATCAGTCGCTGTGCCCCACGAACCGCGTGACCGTGAAGCTGGAGAGTGGCGACTACCGACCCAACCACTACGTGGAGGTGACCTGTGCCCACAGCTACTCACCGCAGCCCTCGAGGAGCCACAACTACGAGTACGGTTACAGGGGCAATGAACTGCTCCGTGCCCTGCTCTCCGAGCGAGGCGAAAAGCGAGAGGTTGACTATCTAATAGATTCTAACAAAAATCCATTAAATGACTTATGGAAAACTTAAACTCCCATCCAGATCTGCTCGGCAACGGGCTTCTCGTGCATCCAGCTCAACCGCACCATACACCTGATTCGGCTGAACGATGCCTCCGGCTGCTGGGAATCGGAGACGCGGACCGTGCCCTCCGGCTGTGAGTGCATGTGGCCGAAGCACAGCTACGGCGACATAGCCTTCTACCACCAGGCGCAGAAGAGGCGGGGCGGCGTGACCGGGTTGCGACCCCATGCCCCCATCAATGTGGATTACAAGCCGGGAGTGGGCTACCGTCAGCTAACCCTGCGGACAAGGAATCCTCAGCCAGCCCAACGCAGTCGACGCGAGGACTTGGGCTACGAGAGCTACGAGTTCAACTAGTTCACCTAGTGAAGTATGAACTTCAGAGCTGTTTTTTGATGGTTTAGCAACTAAGATTGATCCGCATAAattatttttcgctttagcTTAGCATTTAGTCAAGAGAGAGAGCCCTCAGTAATggtatattaaaaaataaacgaaCTACAATGGAGCAACAAATCGGGGGAAAGTGCTTTTTTTATGATGGAGGGGGATTACGGAAATTAAATTGCATTTGCCGCCGGGCTTACATTAAATCCCATTCGTTAATCCACTTGATGTGCAATTCTGGGCTGTGAATGCATTTCGCTCAACACCTAACGATGTCCTTCGATGCTTGGATTTATTGCCTGTGGCCTTATCGTAAATTAAAAGTTAAGCGccatttaaaaacatttattacaAACACCCGTGTATTGCATAAATCAAGGTAAATCCCCTCTAATGAATGGCGATGCATGGCCCAGCGCTATGATAACTTATCCAGGGGCTGGTTGGCCACTTTGGGCAGTAGTTCATCCGTAATACTGGCTATCTGGGCATGCAAATCCTCCGCCGGCTGGCTAGCATCGAACTGGTGCCAATAGCTGGCCTCCTTGGAGCAGATGCGATCGAATACCTTGGCCACACGCTCCTGGAACTCCGCCTTTTCGTAACTGCAATGGGATAAGATATGTGGAGCTCTTATCTTGTTGACCTtctagatatatatatatatattgcaaCTACTGACCGCTCTTCACCGTATTGGCCCCGATTCGCAAGGTCACTGGCCGGAGCTCTCAGGTAGAAAACTGCATCTGGTTTTAGGAGCCCTCTTTCCGGGGCATAGCACCAGTCGAAATCCAATCCCTTGCCCGCACTATAAGCCACTCCAGAGTAGGAATATCGATCTACAATCAGGGTTTTGCCCTCCAAAAGCTTCTGCTTCATCTGGTTCATGTGCTCCCAGCGATTGGCGGAGAACATCAGGTGGATAACCTCATCCGACAGGTCCTTGCTGTTGGTTAGATAGGAGTTTATCACCTGGCCAATGCTGGAAGTGCGTTCCGGAAAGTTCATGGCCTGGACGGGAACGTCCTGGGATTTCAAGAGCTCAACTGGAAGAGATTTGTTGTTTAACTAACTAGTGATCTAACAAGTTTCTGGGGCCGTAGAAACTTACCCAGGAGGCGGCTTTGAGTGGTCTTTCCACTGCGATCGCATCCTTCGAATATTATCAAGGCTCCACGTTTTCCCGCGCTCATTTCGTTCTCCAACTGCAATTGTTTGGTATTGCAACTAAACCAGGGctgaaaaatttaattttcgaCCACAAGTACAATCTGGTATTAAGGAAAATTCACTAGTTTATaaccaaaatatttaaaatattagaaGCTGTATGCTAGctcttaaaaaatttaactgaacttaaagttttcattttatataataatttcaaaatttagCAAACCGTGACTTTGAAAACAGTAAAAATAATCGATGGTTGCACGAAAATATCGATGTTGCCAACTTTCTGGTATCGCATAAACATCGACTCTAGTTCCAGCTctaataaattacattttgttttaaacaattgaaaatacacGTAAAAACATTGCAATAACGTTGCGGCATTTGCAAAATACCATTTATTTAGCACTCGTCACTCGCCGCGATGTATTAGCCGCACAAACACAGCCCTTTAAGGTGTTTTTTTTAGCCATTTTGCGGAATTGCCTGCGCTACGCGACccaaaacaagaaaaattCGCATGCCGTTGCAACGAATTCGCAATGCGCTGCAGCTAAAAATCAAGAGGTACAACTATGATTCCCCGCCCCGGTGACAATTCAATTACTATGCACTTGCATTAATTAACTGTAAGCGCTTCAATCAAAAGCCACAAACAACTGGCCATGGAGCAgaggtataaaaacaaaataatcagGACGTTCGGCAGTGCGAAAGACCGCGTGCTTTTGGCGTAGCGTTCGATAGCTTGTGTTATCGGCTGCCCTGTTATCGCGTTATCGCGCAAGGACCACGAGAGCGGCGAAAAACCTTTTTTGCCTTTTCCGAGTGGGTTGGTGTGTGTGGGTGGTGTGTGAAAAAAGTGCGTGCGGTCTTGTTTATGGGCGAAAAAGAGCAGCGGCTGTCCGGCCGGAGTTAGCAAGTCCTGTGCACAGGATCCTTCCCAGCGGGATTAGGTCGCCTCTCCCTGCCTCCCCCCTGCCGCTCCGCCCTCCCGGCCCCCGGCCCCTCGAATTTCCAGCTGTCGGTTTTTCTTTGACATTCCGGATTTGGGACGAAGGATTGCCTAGAGACGACGGACGGCCCATGATCTGGTTGACATACGCAAGAAGCGCCAAGAGTTAGCCGAAAGCGAGATGGCCAACAACAATCATCCGCATCCCGGACATCTCAGTCAGGCGGCTCAGAACGCCTCCTGGAATCCCCTGCAAGTAAGTAGGACCCTGTGATATGTGACCAAATGGAAAGCTGACCTCTATGTAATCCGCAGATTCCCTCGTACATACCCCGGCAGCCGCAGTTGGCGCACATGTCTAACGAGCGACCCGGCATGGTGCGATCCCCGCTGGCCTGGCACGTTTCCGGATCGGTTTCCGCCCAGCCACCGCCGCCACCCGATGCCATTTACAATTTCATGTCGGCCAATCACAAAAACGTAATTAGGCCAAAGCCAGAGAGCGCCGAGATCAAGCTGCCAGAATTTCACATCCTAGTAGAACCCAAAAGCATGCTCGATTCCTTCGCCTTTTAGACCGTAGAAGCCTTCTTAAGCCTCGTTTAGTTGAGTTGTTGTTATCCTAGTTTGCTTTCTTTTGTTTCCTGCCGTCCTGTATTTGTTTTGGTTAACTATTAGCCAGCCATTGGAGTACTAATTTAAAATCTGTATCCTCAGCTGGACCACCACCATCAGATGAATCCATTGCTGGCACCGCCCTACTCAGGAACTTTGCCATTCAACTCCATGGACCTGTCCTTGCAGTCCGCCCGCAGCGCGGCCCAGCCGCTGGCCAAGCAGCCGCCGAACCAGCAGCCACAGCagtcccagcagcagcaacaatccCTGATGCATGCGCCCAACTACCCTTCAATGTAAGTATATGTTTCCTTTATATTTCAAGCTAGTTCTGACAAATCTCTTTACGATGCAGTCAAAATCTCACGAccaatgccacgcccaccagcGCAcagctgcaacagcagcagcaacaggaaCATATGGCAGCCATGGCAGCTGTCCATGTTAGTCTCCTGCAGTCCAGCCGCCAAAATCAGGGAGCCCCTTCAGGAAACCTCAGTAATGGAGGAGACTGCGAATCCCTGCTGCCGCCACCACCGCCTACAACTGCCTCTGGAAACAGCAATCACGCGGGGAgtaacagcagcagcaatagtGGGAGCAACAACCACATAACCAGCCCGCACTACATGCAAACTCGCGACGAGAACTTTAAGCTGGCGCAATTGAAGCGCAGCTTTGACCACGAGCTGATATCGGGGAAGAGTCAGCAGAAGGACAAGGACTTTGGCTACCCGTCGGCGGGATCAGCTAGCAAACTGCCCACGCACAatgtgcagcagcaacatgccAACAAGAAACGTAAGATGAATGGAACTTCATATTGAACGATCAACGTATTAATATAATGTCCTTTTTAGCCTCACCTCTGCGCAACTATcaccaacagcaacagccGCCTTACAACTTAACGCCCAAATATAATGGACCACAGACGCCGCCTACGCCTCAATCACCGCTGGCTGCGCCTCCTCATCAGATGCAATCACCCACCATGGACTACAATCAGCTGCATCTGCACCACCAGCTCAATAGCTCGGGAGGAGGCAGCTACCAGCACATGCAGCAGGATCAAACGCAATCACAATCACACCCCCAGCACTTACACTACCACAATCAGCATGCGGCCAGCCAAACAGCTCCGCCGCCCCTCCTTCCACCCCACTTGACCAGCGGTCAGTTCCACGGACAACCCCAGGATGCGGCCCAACAGCAGACAGCCTCCTCAAGTCAACATCAGACGCATCATTCCCGCAACCCGCAACTAACGAATCTCGATCTGGTGGTTAAGCACAAACCAGAATCGGAGGATCAGCCTCTAATAACTGATCTGTCCTACCGGAATTCGGAGTCAGATAAACCTGCGGCCAACGCGGTGCCAGATGCCCCAGAGTCTCCCTACCTGACCACCTCTAATGAGGAGTCGCTGGAGTcgaacagcaacagcagcaatagTCGAAAGCGACGCAAACGAAAAGCCAGTACGGTGATGAGAGTTACCCCAAATGAAAATGCTCCTGAGGGAGGAGTGAGCAAACCGCAGCATCAACAACCACAACAGCCGGCGCACCATAACAACAGCTGCAGTCCCAAACGATCGCCCAAGAATGGAGGCGGTGAGTTTCAGCCTTTCAGTTTGCAAAGCCAGTCGCAAACGCAGAATGAGAAGACGCCGCAGGAGAACGGCCGTGGAGGATCACCGGCTCCGGCGGAAAACagtagcaacagcaacagttCGACGCTGTATCACGACAACGAGAACCCCAAGACCAAGAAGCAGCGGCAGGCCCTGCTGCAGCGGAACCTCACAGAACAGCACCGTATGCAGCAGGAGGATGAGCCTCCCAAGAAGCGCACGCCTCCCACAATGCCGCCACCTAGTCCGCAGAGTAACAGCAGTAGCAGTAGCTCGAGCAGCTCCAGCGCCAACACGCACAGCAGCCACAGCAATCATGCTGTCAATGATAATCAGAGAAATCAAAAGCCTGAGATCAACAATAAGGCCACCACGGATACACCTGCATCTCCTGCCCTCGTGGAGCAGGGCAACATTGATGCCAAGCCGGCTGTGAGCGTTCACGAGtgcgacgaggaggaggaacCGGCAGCCAACAAAGAATCACCTGCGCATCATGTTCCGCCTTCCActcctgctgttgctgctgctcctgctccagTGCCCGAATCACCCAAGAAATCCTCACCCGCTCTCAACTCTGAGCCCTGTGCTTTTGATGTGGAGGATAAGCTGGAGCAAATGTTTGCCGGCATCGAGGAGGAGACGGAAAGAATATGCAGCCCGGAAAAGCCAGCTGAGGAAACGGGAGTGTTGGTATCACACGATTTGACCGCCCAGCTGGCCCTGGACAGCGCCAAAACAGACGATGCGCCAGCGGATAAAGAGGAGACCTCAGTGCTAGCAGTTCTGGCACCAACGCCAACATCTACACCCGAAATCCGACCGGTGGCAACAAAGGCGGCTATGAAGTCTACGCTACCAAGTCCTGTTCACAGTCCTAAGCCTCAAGCTCGCTCCACGTCAACACCCTTGGCAGCAGGTGACGACAGTAAATCGAATACCCCTGTTCCACCTAAAACGCCTGCAGCTCGAAGACCGCCGCCACGTAGACTTTCCATGGGCATGGATGTCTCACTGCTGCGTTTTATGATCGACGACCCGCCTGCCAAGAAGCCAGGACGCAAGAAGAAGGTGATGCCAGAGCCGGAACTGGAAGATGATGACAAGCCCAGCACCTCGGCGGCAGCTGCTGCGGCTCTTGCAGCTCGTCAACTCAGTGAAGCGGCATCCGCTTCCAAGGCAAAAGCTGCCGGAGCAAAGAAAAAGAATGCCGTGGGCAAGGGCAAGAAGGGACCAGCGGGGAAGGGTAATGCGAAGAATGCAAAACAAAATGGAAAGAAGCCGGGACGAAAACCTGCCTTTACCACCGACGAGGACAGCACTCCGGCGCCAACAAACGGTGGAGGAACAGTTCCCGAGCTCAGATTCAAATCTCCCTTCATTCTCATCAAGCCGGACGGATGTGTGAGTATCAAGAACACCCACAGTGCCGAGGACGTGAACGAGAAGCAGACAAAGGCCAAAAAGGCGCCGCACGAGCGAAAAAACTTGAGAGGGATGCACAGCTCCACGCTGAGCAACCGCTACGATGCGGACACCACCGACTCCACCTGGATATGTGTGTTCTGCAAGCGTGGTCCTCATAAGCTCGGCCTGGGGGATCTCTTCGGTCCGTATCTGGTGACTAGCGACTGTGACGAGTATCGTGCGGCTGTGCAGGCACCCGGAGTACAGGACATCGATGGACTGTTTGTTAACAAGCGAAGGCGGGAGGACATGGTAAAGGTGCAGGAGCGAAATCTGCCCGTAGTACCAGCGACGCTGGCACACATTATGCAGGCACCTAAGATAAGCATGGTAAGATAAGAAACACTTTATATGTTTGACAAATTTGTAAACTAACTTTACCTTGTTCTTTTAATTAGCACAAACGCAAGCGCAAGCAGACGCACGACAGCTCGATATCCTACAGCGACGACCCAAATGAATCGCGCTCACAGTGCTCATCTGTGGACCCGCTAGATTGCAGTCACGAAACCAAGTTCGTGGAGACCTTCCGCGGCATGGGCAAGACCTCAGAGCACGGCTTTGAAGTTTGGTTGCACGAGGACTGCGCCGTCTGGAGCAACGATATCCAGCTGATTGGCGCCCACATCAATGGACTAGATGCGGCGGTGTGGGACAGTACGCGGTATCAGTGTGTGCTCTGCCAGCAGACGGGAGCCAGTATATGTTGTTTCCAGCGATGTTGCAAGGCGGCTGCTCATGTGCCGTGCGCGCGATCCGCCAATTGGAGTCTAGGGGAGGAGGACCGCAAGGTATTCTGCCAGCTGCACAGCGGTGAGCCTGAGGTCGTGGAACCCATGAAAACGGAGCCGCTAGCGCCGGTGGAAGTACCAGTAGCTCCTGCACCCGCACCCGCACCGCCACCCCCGTTTAACATACATTCGCTTCCCTGAGTACGCGTGCGCGTCCAGAAATGCCGCCTGGTCGCCAAGCGTTGAGCGTTATAGGCACGATCCCCAGATTCCCGACTCCGACTTCGTACCCAAAACCCAACCGAATCCGCAGCACGCTGCACACTTTACTTAAGCTTTGTACATAAGTTTCCGACTGCCGTCATCGCCAGGAGGGCATTTCGTAATACGTGAAGTGATTTTTGTATAAATCCGCTGTACATTTTAAGGCTTGACGCACCGCACAGACGATATCAGAGCGTTTGCCACGTTATAGTTAGGTTCCCTTGAAGCATCCTTAGTTGTTTATGTTTAAGTCAATACCTAAATTATTCTTTCGCATAGTCCTGCTCCTTACATTAGTACCTTTTAGttctaaataattttaaagccTCCATCCCATGTCCAATGCCCACCCAGCTGCATCACATACGCCAATTGATAATTGATAATTCGGTTTAGTTGAATTCAGTCTGTTTGTAAAAACGAATACTCCATGCCATACCGATAACCAACTGAGTAATCATGATAACTGAAGTAGCTATGGGGATTTCCAATTGATATATGCGATGTGAAGTTGCAGTAAAGTTACGTATAAATAGAAAATGTTTGACACCAAGTAAGCGAGAACATTCGAAGCccaattaaaaatggaatatTGTAAAACAATATAATATGCGTATAATAATATTAGTAATGTTAATGTAAGCGAAAAGTTAAAGCCAGCAAAATGAAACCTTGTATTGTATTCGTATTCAGTAAGGTCTGTACGTATTGctgataattttaaaactcTAAAACgtataaacaataaaaacttaATCTCACAAGCAACAGGAGGGCAACCTCGATAGggtttttgtaaatttttcgttttatttatcaataaatatgcagaaatatacacacacatacatacgaATAGAGTATGATTTTTGAACAAGTGATCTATAGTACAATTCTCGGCTTAGCTTAGGCATAAATAGTTTACTAATTTAGCTATAAGTTAAGTTTTTAGTCCTAGCTCGTTAATCTCGTAATATCGTTTAGAAGCGGCGCAACCGCCGGCGCAGTTGCTGCGTAACATCGTTGGGCAGTCGACCCACGCTGCTTTGGGGAACATCGTAGGATGTGCGTCCGGCGTAGAAGGCTCGTTCCCGGCTCTTGCCAGATCCGCCGGAGAGGCTGGCCTTGCCCGTGGAGTCAGTGAGTTGCAGCTGGCTGGCCGACACATCGCTGCGCTTCTGGGCCAACTGCAATCCGGGTATCAAACCATTGCCCAGCGTGGGAAGCTGAATATTCAGGTGATCCACATGGCGTCCGGCTATCACCGGTCCCTGAGCAATATTCCCGGAGGAGACGGCCACGGGTGGAGCCAGAGGCGGAAACTGCGgcaattgctgctgctgctgctggtagGGCACGAAAATGTTGGGCGTCAGATATGGTTGCTGGATGGAGTGGATCGTGGGgcgttgctgttgctgctggtggaagtgctgttgctgctgtggttGCTGATATTGCTGGTAGATGGTCTGCTGCTGGGGTTGTTGGTATTGCTGTGAAATGAAGCTCAGTTGTTGCTGCACAGGCTGACGTTGCTGCTGCACAGACgactgatgttgctgctgtaccgactggtgttgctgctgtataGACTGTTGTTGGTGCTGTACCgcctgatgttgctgctgtatagattgatgttgctgctgtatagactgatgttgttgctgtacggactgatgttgctgctgtaccgcctgatgttgctgctgcacgGACTGGTGATGCTGCTGCACAGACTGGCGTTGCTGCTGTACCGGTTGCTTTTGCACTCGTTGCTGAATGGCTTGCTGTTGATaatgttgttgctgttgcggcactcgatgttgctgttgcaaaGTGGCGGCAGGAGcaatattgctgctgctgctggcaggACTCTGACCGAATTTGTTGTTTAGGAAATCGTTGAGGGAAACATAAGAGTTGCCTTGGTTGTTAGTAACGGGTGCCTGAGTGGCCAAGTTCGAGATGATGTTGCTGGCGGAGTTGGGAGCAATACGTTGGCCTTCAGCTCGAGCAATCACGATTCCGGGGGGCATAGCTATCTCAGGTAACTGAGCTGTTTGCTGGGGGCGTGGCGGTGCAGTCAGAGAGGAAATAGCTTAAATAGAAGAAAGGTAATTGTATTTAAGATCTCTTATCTTTCATTGAGCCAATTTCTTAATATTAACTTTTGTAATTAAGTTCTCAATATCATGTGTTATATGACTGAAAACTCTTGAAAACAGGCAATGCTATGTGTTTCGCACTGTGTAAAAATTTATCGATCGTAAAGTTGATATCCCATTAAGAATATAATTTGTCTTTCTAAACAATTTAGCTTCtggtcattttttttttatcacttaaaaattaaaaaccttTACACGACATTAAGTAACTCTTAAGTAGAGGAAATGTTCTTGATAAATTTTCGAGTCTTCGACTAGGTAACCCGAACATGACATTAAGAAATCGGctcttatttttaaaaatcgaaTCCTTTGTATGTATAACTATTATATTATAtggtttgattaatttctaGACCTAATCCTCACCttgtgctgctgctggctTAGCGTAGCTGCTGCTGAACGAGTGATGTTGCTGCTTGACCacttggtgttgctgctgttgctggcgttgctgttgctgttgctgctgttgatggGAACCCTGTGACTGGGCACTCTTGAAATTCTGCAAAACGGATTCGTCAACAATGGCACGGGTTAGCTTATCGAAGGAAAGGAAAGCGGAGGCGGGAGAAAGGCTGGATGTGGTTTGGGATTGAGAGGCGGGGCCAGCGAAATCGTTGGCGGTGTGTGTGGCATAGACTTGTGATGGTGACTGGTGTGATTGTTGGATGGGCTTGTTGATCTGGGGTGTCTGGGTAGCCGGGTTATAGCTATAGCCAGCATTATAGTTGGATGCCAGGGCCGAGATGTGTTGGTTCAGCGAGGAAAGCGAGGAGGTGGGCCGCAAGGTGGTGCTCCTTGGAGTGGTGGTGCCCCGAGTTCTTTGCACTGGCGCTTGGGTCTTGAAGTTGGAGAAGCGATTCTTTCCGCGATTTATGGTGACGGTGGATCGTTGGGAGGTGGCTTGAACATAGCTTCTGGGAGTGGTGGTTGTGCTGGTGGTGCTCGAGGTGATTCCCACATTGCTGAC contains:
- the LOC119550959 gene encoding uncharacterized protein LOC119550959 encodes the protein MCSKALLLLAAILAARCFGSGSSRRTLALACDEAMESTPGLKNNRYSYRSTTDNSNSNNNNNGDYNYKWELGDVDPNVDVDGIADSNEDDNNDNYNYNKASAKWQQQQKLYGNPIHSIYDRQQHLQQQQQHEQQQQQQQQQQQQQQQLELQQQGLFDDDPENARNDFRLQLSDINAAVQGVGRFAVAQEQDQNQDNSNSNGNTNSNSNREDNSNINWLPPSEQEQLLLARRSRSSNINPRAAMDETGAGEPGQPEYTDNKLPTGVPDDVDIEGEEDYAGQEEYADELNGNLPYGIQNVRKRRVRSVMPPVPFPSTDGVVTYQSLCPTNRVTVKLESGDYRPNHYVEVTCAHSYSPQPSRSHNYEYGYRGNELLRALLSERGEKREICSATGFSCIQLNRTIHLIRLNDASGCWESETRTVPSGCECMWPKHSYGDIAFYHQAQKRRGGVTGLRPHAPINVDYKPGVGYRQLTLRTRNPQPAQRSRREDLGYESYEFN
- the LOC119549968 gene encoding thymidylate kinase — translated: MSAGKRGALIIFEGCDRSGKTTQSRLLVELLKSQDVPVQAMNFPERTSSIGQVINSYLTNSKDLSDEVIHLMFSANRWEHMNQMKQKLLEGKTLIVDRYSYSGVAYSAGKGLDFDWCYAPERGLLKPDAVFYLRAPASDLANRGQYGEERYEKAEFQERVAKVFDRICSKEASYWHQFDASQPAEDLHAQIASITDELLPKVANQPLDKLS